A stretch of DNA from Corallococcus silvisoli:
ACCCAGCCGGCCAGGATGTCCACGGTGGACTGGGCGACGCGGTGGCTGGCCTCATCGGGGACGAACTCGCGCGCCTCGTAGTCGCGGATGAAGGCGTCGTACGCGGGCTTGTCCTCCGGGAGGTCCTTCAGGCCCATGCGCCCGCCGATTTCGCGCCAGTAATGGAACCAGGCCTCGCGCTCGTGAGCGGTGAAGGGTCGCCAGCCGAAGTCCACCATCCATTGGATGGGGAAGTCGATGAAGGTCCACAGCACGAAGAGGAAGTCCTCGTTCGGGATGCGGAAGAAGGAGTGGATGTGATTCATCTGCTCCAGGGAACGGCGCCCGGCCTCGCCCTCCCAGCCGCACTCCATGAACCGCGCGATGAGCAGCCGGGTGTCGTCGTAGCGCTTCTGACCGTGCTGGTTGAATTCACCGGTGCGGTCCAGCAGCCGGGAGACGGAGCGGCTGCCATAGGTGTGGAAGAGCGCGATCTCCGTCGACCGCACGATGTCGAACGGGAACTCGTAGTTGGTCAGCAGGTGCACGATGCGCTGGCAGTCACGCCTCGCGTCCAGGGACTCGATTTCACGGCGCACGTCGGGCAGGCGCGGGCGCCAGAACGGCTTGCGGTAGACGGGCCCGGGCACGTGGGTGCCGTGAACCTGCCCGGTGCCCCCTGAGAAGGGACAGCCCGAAGGAGCGGTGTCCTCCGGTGCGCGTGCGTGGGATGCCGGGTCGTTCATGAAGGGCAGGCTCCGGGAGGCGAGGCGCGGCGATGCTAGCCCGGGCCACGACGGACTGCCGTACCCCGAAGGGTGAGGGGGCTGCCGGATGGGCGATGCGTCGCGCGCAGGCCGTGGGGTGGCCTTGTCGTGGGCGCGAGCGCGCCGGACCTTGTCTGGGAGGGCATGAGCCCCGGACAGGAGACGCAACATGGCCAGCAACAAGGGCACGCCGAAGACCGAGAGCGAGCGCGCCGACACCCAGAGCGCCGAGTCGCTGGAGCGTGAAGCTCGCCACCAGCGCCCAGGGACGGAGCGGGGAGATGTCACCGACGAGGACGTGGGCGAGGACCGCATCCTCCAGAAAGGCATTGGCGGCTACGGCGCGCAGAAGGGCACGGAGCCCGCCAGGGAAGCACCACCGCTCAGCGACGACGGCGAGCGGTAGCACTCACCGGTTCACGCGGTGCCGCTGGGGGGCATGACGCCAGGGGGCCGCTTCCTGGTGTGCCGCCGTGGCCTCCACCTGCGAGCATGGCGAAGCCCTCGCGCTCGATGCGTGCGGGCAGCTCCGGGGGCATGGCGTGGGCCTTCGATGAGGACATCGTGGCGCGCATCATGAACCGGCCGCGCCCGGGCGGCTCTGGTTTCCACGGGGGCGGCTCCCCCGTGGAGCCGGAGAAGGCTCAGGCCGCCACGGGCTCCACGCGCTTCCGGGCCCGGGCGGAGACGCCCCTGCGGCGCCCCTTGCGCAGCACGTCCAGGTGCACCGCGTCCTCGGTCGCGAGCGCCATCAGGCGTTGCAGGTCGTCCACGCTGCTGACCGGCCGGCTGTTGATGCCGAGCAGCAGGTCGTCGACCTGGAGGCCCGCGTCTTCGGCGGGTGTGCCCTCCTGCACCTTCAGCACCCTCACGGCGCGGAGCTGGCCGGTGTCTCGCGCGAGCGCGGGCTCCAGGTTCACCGCCGTCGCGGCGATGCCCAGGAACTTCCGGTCCACCCGGCCGCGCTGGATGAGCAGGCTCGCGACCCAGGCCGCTGTCGTGGCGCTCACCGCGAAGCCGATGCCCTGCGCGAACGGCAGCACCAACGTGTTGAGCCCCACCACGCGCCCACGCGTGTCGAGCAAGGGCCCGCCAGAGTTGCCCGGGTTGATGGCCGCGTCCGTCTGGAGCATCCCCTCCAGGATGACGCCGTCCGGCAGCGTGATGGAGCGGTTGATGGCGCTCACCACGCCCAGCGACACCGACTGCTCCAGGCGGAAGGGATTGCCAATGGCCATCACCAACTGCCCCACCCGGACGGACTCTGGATCCGCGAGCGGCAGAGTGGGGAAGTCGTCGCCCTCCGCGCGCACCACCGCGAGGTCGGTGGGGGCATCCGCGCCCACCAGGGTGCCCCGGCGCTCCTCGCCGTTGTGGAGCTGCACGGTGAGGCGCTTCTGCGTGCGCATCACCACGTGCCGGTTGGTGAGCACGTAGCCGTCCGGCGTGAGGAACAGGCCGGTGCCATGTCCTCGCGCGTGCTCCACGCCCACCACCGCCGGCGCCGCTCCGGCGACGAGTCCTTCCAGGTCATCGGAAAGCTGCTGCAACAGTTTCATGGCTGGCTCCTTTCACGAACGCTTGCCCACCGTGATGGGCACCTCGCGCAGTTCGCCCGCGCGCAGCACCTTCGCCTGGATGGACGCGCCTACCTTCTCTCCGCCCAGGTAGCCCAGCAGGTCCTCCACTCCGTGCAGGGGCTGGCCGCCCAGGCTCACCAGCACGTCACCCAGCAGCAGCCCGGCCTTCTGTGCCGGTCCGTCTGGATCCACGGAGAGCAGGATGAGCCCCGCCTTCGTGCCGTCGATTTCACGTGGCAGGCGCACCGGGTAGGCGCCCACGCCCAGGTAGCCGCGGCGGATGCCGCCGTGCTCGCGCAGCGCGTTCGCCACGCGCGTCAACGTGCCGCCGGGGAGGATGACCGCGGCGGTGCGCGAGAAGGCCGCCGTGGGGATGCCGAGGAAGCGGCCCTGCGCGTCCACCAGCGCGCCGCCGGAGAAGCCAGGAGGGAGGTCCGCGTCCGTCTCCAGGTAGCGGTCCACCTGCCCGCCTGCATGCGTCCGCCAGTCGCCGCCGAACGCGCTGACGATGCCCAGCGTGGCGCGAGCGGTGCGGCCCGGGCGGCCCAGGGCCAGCACCACGTTGCCCACCTTCACGTCGTCGAGCGGCGCGGGCGCGAGCGCGGTCAGCCCGGTGGCGTCGGCCTTGAGGAGGGCGAGGTCGGTGCTCGGGTCGCGGCCGATGAGCTCCGCGGAGACCGAGCGGCCATCCGCGAGGCCCACCTGGATGGAGCCTTCATGTTCGACGGCATGGCTGGTGGTGAGGATGTGGCCGTCGGCATCCCAGACGACGCCGCTCGCCCCCCTGCGGCGGCGGGCCTCGACGCGGACGAGGGAGGGAGCGATGCGCTCGACGATAGTTGAGATGGATTGGGAGAGGGACTGGAGGGTGTCGGTGGACATGATGTGTTCCTTTCGAGCCAGAAACTAAAGGGCTCGAAAGCGCGCCACATCGGCGGACCGGGCAGGACGCGGACCTACCCGTTCGGGCAGGACACCTGACCTTCTGGAGAGGTGCCCGGCGCTTCGGGCAGGGCGTCTCAGCCCCGGTCGAGCAGTGCGCCTCCCGGGCCGAAGCCCAGGGACATGCACAGCACTCGCTGGCCCTTCACCCGGGCATCGCGCCGCGCGGACTCAGCCGCCAGCTCCGCGTCGTTGAGCACGAACACCGGGCCCCCGGTCTCCGGTAGCTCCGCCAGCGCGAGGATGTCCGCGACGAGGGACGCCGCGCCTTCAAAGCCATAGGTACAACCGCCGGGCATCAGGTCCTCATCCAGCGGACAGGGCAACGCGAGGCACACCGCGTCCGGGACCCCGCTCGCGTCCTCCGCGAGGAAGGTCCTCAACGCACTCGCGATGAACGCCACCGTGTCCCGGATGTGATGGCCATCGTCGGGGCGCGGTTGCCCGATGAACAGCGGCGGGAGCGTGGACAGGTTTCGTTCAAACACCCGAATGACTCCAGGGCTCGCGCACTTGATGCTCGTCTGGCCCACGTCCACCGCGACGGGGCTTCTCGCGTCCTGTGCCTCCAGCATCCGCAGGCCCGCACGCACGGGGGCGAAGCGCGGCGCGGGCGCGATGTGCACCGGACAGTGCAGGGCGGCCGTGGCTTCCTTCAGCGCGGCGGGGAAGCCCTCCAGCTCCGCCAGCCCTCCGCTCAGATACGCCGCATCGGGAGCATGCCGCCCCACCAGCAACTGGAGCGCTGCGGCCAGCGGAGGCATCACGCGCCCCGTGAGCGTGGTGCCGGGCACTCCCGCGCGCCGGTCGTCCTCCACCCACGGTGAGCCCAACAACTCCCACAGCTCGCGTCCCAGCACCGGCAGGTTCCACACCTCCAGCGGCGTGACGCCCTCCGGATGATGACGGCGCGGCTTCCAGGCGCGACTCACGCCACGAGTCCCGCGATGCGTTCGGCGGCCGTCCTCGCGCCGTCGTGCGCGCGGTAGGAGCGGGAGATCTCCGACACGCGCTCGCGCATCCTCGACTCCGGCGAGAGGAGCTGGGCGATGGCTTCACGGCAGGACTCCACCGTGAGCGTCCGTGGGTCTCTCGCGAGTCCCGCGCCGGACTTCTCCAGGAAGTGCGCCTGCACCGGCTGATCATTGCACACCGGCAGCAGCAACATCGGCACGCCCGCCGTCATCGCCTCCATCACCGAGTTGGCGCCCCCGTGGGAGATGAACGCCGCCGCGCGCTCCAGCACCTGACGCTGCGGCGTGTACGGCACCGCCACCACGTCACCGGGCAGGGTGCTTGGGAAGTCCGTGCCGGCCAGCTCGCCCGCGCACAGCACCAGCGTCACGCCGAAGGGCCGCGCGGCCTCCGCGATGAGGCGGAACAGCTCCGGCTGATAGGAGATCTGACTGCCGAAGGACACATACAGCACGGGCTTGTCGCCCAATCGCTCCCAGGGGAACGGCACCTCGTCACCCCGGGGTTCGGGCGGAGTCGATGGGCCCACGAGCAGCGTGTGCGGCGGCACTCCGGCATCCGGGCCCAGGAACGCCTCGGTGGCGAAGATGACATTGAGCCGGGGCGACAGGCATTCACAGGTGCGGAAGCGCGCATCGAAGCCGTGACGGTGGAACAACGCCTGCCGGTCCTCCTGGAGCGCTTTCACGTTGCGCAGCAGGGGAATCTCCGGCCGGGGCTCCAGCAGCGTGAGCGCGGAGGATACGCCCGCCCAGGGGATGCCTTCCGTGTGCGCCGCGAGCACCGCCGCGTACTGCATCCCGTCCAGCGCCATCACGTCGGGACGGAAGGCGCGCACGACCTCGCGCACCGGCTCCAGGAGCGCGGGCGCCGCGTCCAGCAACAGCCCTCGGATCCACTTCCCGAGCGCCACGTCGTCCAGCACCAGCTTCGCCAGCGCCTCGCCGCCTGTCTCGATGCCTGGAGGCGCTGCGTCGACGTGTGGCAGGCGCAACACCTCCACGCCCAACGACTCGAGCTGCGGCGCGGGTTCAGGGATGCACAACCAGCCGACGGTGTGCCCCAGACGGCGCAGCCACTGGGCGACACCGACCATCGGGTTGAGGTGCCCCTTTTCGGGGGAGGTGGCGATCAGGACTCGGGACATTCAGGTGTGCGCCTCGGCGTGAGCCTGGAGCATGGCCAGGGACACGAGTCGCATCAACAACCGGTCCATGGCGCCGGTGCTCGGGTCGTCGGAGGGCAGGCGCGCATAGCGCTCCAGCAGGTCCGACACGGCTCGCGAGTCGATGACTTGAAGGGGTTCCAGGCGCCCCGGGGACAGCCAGGCGCGATACAGCTCCAGCCAGCGCGTGCGCACGGGGCTGGAGAGCGCGGTGTGGCCGTACCGGGGCGTCTTGCGCGCGAGGCGCACCTCGTCGGGGACGAGCGAGCGCACGGCGTGCCGGAACAGCCACTTGCCGAACCCGTCCCGCAGCAGCACGGACTCCGGTAGCGCGAGCGCCACCCGGGCGAACGCCGCATCCAGATAGGGCGTACGGACCGTGAGCCCATGCGCCCTCGCACCGCGCAGCTCGGGCGGGAGGATGAGCTCGTGCAGCACCCACTCCGCGTAGCGCAGCTCCGCGGTCGCGTGCGGATGCTCCGAGGGCAGCTCCCACGGCGCGGGCATCGCGCCGAGGCTGTTCCCCAGGTTGTCCACAGGGGGATGGTCCGGGGCGTGATCGCCGTCCTGCCCCTGGGAAACAGCCCTCAAGTTGTCCACAAGCGGCATTTCGTCGCGAGGGCCCGGCCGTTGATCGGCACCGCGAATCCCAGAGGGAACCGACTCAGGGGACGGCCGCGTGTGTGGCTGTGTTTCCTGATCGCGGCCGGGAGTCCCGGACAGAGGCCTTCCTGAGTTGTCCACAGCCCCCCGTGTGTCTCCGGGGGCGTCTTCATGATCGTGCGAGCCGGCTCGGAGCGGGGCCCCGAAGTTATCCACAGCCGCCGGGGCATCGCGCTCCAGGAGGGCCGTGTCTCCGGTTCGGGCCTCCGCGTGATCGCGCCCTCCGCGTTGGAGCGCCAGCGCGCCGTGCCTCAAGACCCGCACGGCGAGGGCGCGGTCCTCGTCCACGCGGGCCTTCGCGAAGCCGGGGGCTCCTGGCGTGCCCTGGAGCACTTCATCCGCTCCCGCGCCGCTCAGGAGCACGGGGCCCGCGCCCTGCTGACGGGCTTGCAGGTAGAACACCGCGCTCGCCACGGCGCGGGCGTTGAGGATGACGGTCTGGTTGGCGAGGACCGCGTGTTCAAACAGGTCCGGCAGCACGGCGTCGGGGATGAGCACATCCACCAGCTCCGCGCCGGTCACCTTCGCCATCCGCCGCGCGTTGCTTCGCTCCACCGCGTCCGCGAAGTGCACGTCCATGGTCCAGGCTCGCACCTTCCCGGGGGCATGGCGCGCGGCCATCGCGCACAGGGCGGCGCTGTCCACCCCGCCGCTCAGGCTCACCTCGTACGTGCCTGCCTCCACATGGGCCCGCACGGTGTCGGACCAGACGGCCAGCAGCCTCTCCGCGAGCGCGTCCTCGTCGTGCGTGCCGACCTCCCGGACCACTCGCGGCAGTGCCGTGTCGATGCGCTCCACGCCGGGGCGCAGCCCCGCGTTGGATGCACGGGCATGGCACAGCAGGTCGGCCACCGCCCGGGGAGGCAGGCCGCGCGTGGGCGCCCTGCGCAGGGAGGGAGTTCGGGTCGGCATTCGAGGGGCATCATAAAGGCCACGGTGGCCCTCATGTAGAGTCCGCCTCCCTGTCGCCGGCAGGCCGACGTGCCTGCCGTGCGCTGGGCTCATGGGACTCACGCGAACAGGGGAGGGCGGGACATGCGGGAGGATGCGGTGGACGTCGTGTTGAGGGAGCGCTTCGGGCTGGAGTCCTTCCGGCCCGGACAGCGCGAGGTGCTCACGGCGCTGTTGAAGCCCCAGGGCTCCGCGCTCGCGGTGTTCCCCACGGGCGGCGGCAAGTCGCTGTGCTACCAGTTGCCCGCGTTGCTCCTCGACGGACTCACGGTGGTGGTCTCACCGCTCATCGCGTTGATGAAGGATCAGATCGACGCGCTGGGGCGACGGGGCATCCGCGCGGCGCGGCTGGACTCCTCGCTGTCGCTGGAGGAGTCCCGCGAGGTGACGGAGGCCCTGCGCGATGGAACGCTGAAGCTCCTCTACGTGGCACCGGAGCGCTTCAACAACGAGCGCTTCATGGGGCTGCTGGGGGAGCTGCCCATCTCCCTCTTCGCGGTGGACGAAGCGCACTGTGTCTCCGAGTGGGGACACAACTTCCGCCCGGACTACCTCAAGCTCGCGCAGGCGGCGCGGACGCTGGCCGCGGAGCGTGTCCTGGCGCTCACCGCCACCGCGACGCCGCAGGTGGTGCACGACATCTGCGAGGGCTTCGGCATCCCGGAGTCGCACGCGGTCGTCACCGGCTTCTACCGGGGCAACCTCACGCTGGAGACGACGCCCACGGGCATCGAGGCGCGGGATGCGCTGCTGGTGGAGCGACTGAAGTCCCGGCCACCCGGTTCCACCATCGTCTACGTCACGTTGCAGAAGACGGCGGAGCGCGTGGCGGCGCTCCTTCGTGCGGAGGGCCTGCCCGCGAGCGCCTATCACGCGGGCCTGGAGTCGGAGGACCGCGAGCGGGTGCAGGAGGCCTGGACGCACTCGGCGGAGGGCATCGTCGTCGCGACCATCGCGTTCGGGATGGGCATCGACAAGGCGGACGTGCGCGCGGTGTATCACTACAACCTGCCCAAGGGGCTGGAGAGCTACAGCCAGGAGATCGGCCGCGCCGGCCGCGATGGCAAGCCGTCCGTGGTGGAGCTGCTGGCGTGTCCGGATGACGTGCCCACGCTGGAGAACTTCGCGCTCGGGGACACGCCGCTGCCGGAGGCGCTGGAGAGTCTGGTGACGGGGCTGCTGGCCGGAGGCCCGGAGCTGCACCTGGACCTGTACGCGTTGGGCAACCGCCACGACCTGCGGCCCCTGGTGCTGCGCACGGCGCTGACGTACCTGGAGCTGGAGGGCGTGCTGCGCCAGGGCACGCCGTTCTACGCAGGCTACAAAGTGCAGCCGGCGGGTTCGGTGGAGGCGCTGGTCGGGAAGTTCCAGGGAGAGCGAGCGCGCTTCGTGAAGGACCTGTTCGCGCACGCGAAGAAGGGACGCACCTGGTACACGTTCGACCCCGCCGAGGTGTCGAAGGCGCTGGGGCAGCCACGCGACCGGGTGGTGAAGGCGCTCGATTACTTCCAGGAGCAGGGCTATGCCGAGGTGCAGGTGGCCGAACCGCGCCAGCGCTACATGCGGCTGCGCGAGCACGAGGACGCGATGGCGCTCGTGGCCTTGTTGCAGGAGCGCTTCCAGAAGCGCGAAGCGCAGGAGGTGTCGCGGGTGCGCGAGGTGCTTCGGCTCGTCACGAACGACGGGTGTCAGAGCAACGCGCTGGTGGCCCACTTCGGAGAGCAGCGGGACGCGCCCTGCGGCCACTGCACGTTCTGCCGCACGGGCATGGCCCGCGTGCTGCCGCCGCCGCACCCGAGGCCGGACTTGAGAGAGCAATTGGACGTGGCCCCGTTCCGGGCGCTGGTCGCGAAACACCCCGAGGCGCTGGGACACCCGAGACAGGCCGCGCGGTTCCTCTGCGGCCTGAGCAGCCCCGCGCTGTCCAAGGCGAAGCTCAGCGGGCACAAGCTCTTCGGCACCCTGGCCGAGTGGCCATTCGCCCAGGTGCTGGCGTTCTGTGAAGAGGGTGGACGCATCAGGTAACTGCCCCACTGTCCTCCGCATCGGCGTACGTCCGTCGGAGTGCATCAATTCGTGGCAGCCAATGGGCGGGCTCGGTCGAGGGGGATTTGCTCCCTGGCCTGACTTGTCCCCTGTTCGTCGTGCTGGATACGCTGCTCGTCCATGGCGACGCTAATCCCAGCCCTGAACCAGTGCCTCGGCCGGATGCAGGCTGGTGAGAAGCGGTTCGCGCGCCGGTTGGAGGAGAAGCTCGAGGACGACTACCTGCTTTGGTACGACGTGCCCATCGGGGGGACAGGGCATCATCCGGACTTCATCATCCTGCATCCGCGCCGCGGGCTCCTGGTGCTCGAGGTGAAGGACTGGAAGCGCGATACCCTGCATCGCCTCGACAAGACACGCGCTGTCCTGATGACGGAATCAGGCCCGAAGGAAGTCACCAACCCTTTCGAGCAGTCACGTACCTACGCTCAAGAGATCGCGACGCTGCTCCAGCGCGACCCGATGCTCCTGGAGCCCAGTGGTCCCCATCGAGGCCGGCTGGTCCTGCCCTGGAGCCACGGCGTCGTCCTCTCGAACATCACCCGGAAGCAGTTCGAAGAAGGGGAGCTGGGGCTGGCCCTGCCGCCCCATCGGGTCATCTGCCGGGATGAGATGGCGGAGGACGTCGAACCCGAGAAGTTCCAGAACCGGCTCTGGAACATGTTCCCGTGGTCTCCCACGCAGCCTGTCTCATTGCCGCAACTGGACCGGATCCGTTGGCATGTCTTCCCCGAACTGCGGATTGGAGGCACCCCGCTCGTCCGGTCCGCACCGGCCCAGGCCGAGCTGGAGCTGTCGGTGCCGGATCTCATCCGCATCATGGACCTCCAGCAGGAGCAATTGGCGCGCAGTCTGGGGGAGGGCCATCGTGTCATCCAC
This window harbors:
- a CDS encoding glycosyltransferase — translated: MSRVLIATSPEKGHLNPMVGVAQWLRRLGHTVGWLCIPEPAPQLESLGVEVLRLPHVDAAPPGIETGGEALAKLVLDDVALGKWIRGLLLDAAPALLEPVREVVRAFRPDVMALDGMQYAAVLAAHTEGIPWAGVSSALTLLEPRPEIPLLRNVKALQEDRQALFHRHGFDARFRTCECLSPRLNVIFATEAFLGPDAGVPPHTLLVGPSTPPEPRGDEVPFPWERLGDKPVLYVSFGSQISYQPELFRLIAEAARPFGVTLVLCAGELAGTDFPSTLPGDVVAVPYTPQRQVLERAAAFISHGGANSVMEAMTAGVPMLLLPVCNDQPVQAHFLEKSGAGLARDPRTLTVESCREAIAQLLSPESRMRERVSEISRSYRAHDGARTAAERIAGLVA
- a CDS encoding ROK family protein; translation: MSRAWKPRRHHPEGVTPLEVWNLPVLGRELWELLGSPWVEDDRRAGVPGTTLTGRVMPPLAAALQLLVGRHAPDAAYLSGGLAELEGFPAALKEATAALHCPVHIAPAPRFAPVRAGLRMLEAQDARSPVAVDVGQTSIKCASPGVIRVFERNLSTLPPLFIGQPRPDDGHHIRDTVAFIASALRTFLAEDASGVPDAVCLALPCPLDEDLMPGGCTYGFEGAASLVADILALAELPETGGPVFVLNDAELAAESARRDARVKGQRVLCMSLGFGPGGALLDRG
- a CDS encoding asparagine synthase-related protein; amino-acid sequence: MPTRTPSLRRAPTRGLPPRAVADLLCHARASNAGLRPGVERIDTALPRVVREVGTHDEDALAERLLAVWSDTVRAHVEAGTYEVSLSGGVDSAALCAMAARHAPGKVRAWTMDVHFADAVERSNARRMAKVTGAELVDVLIPDAVLPDLFEHAVLANQTVILNARAVASAVFYLQARQQGAGPVLLSGAGADEVLQGTPGAPGFAKARVDEDRALAVRVLRHGALALQRGGRDHAEARTGDTALLERDAPAAVDNFGAPLRAGSHDHEDAPGDTRGAVDNSGRPLSGTPGRDQETQPHTRPSPESVPSGIRGADQRPGPRDEMPLVDNLRAVSQGQDGDHAPDHPPVDNLGNSLGAMPAPWELPSEHPHATAELRYAEWVLHELILPPELRGARAHGLTVRTPYLDAAFARVALALPESVLLRDGFGKWLFRHAVRSLVPDEVRLARKTPRYGHTALSSPVRTRWLELYRAWLSPGRLEPLQVIDSRAVSDLLERYARLPSDDPSTGAMDRLLMRLVSLAMLQAHAEAHT
- a CDS encoding S1C family serine protease — its product is MKLLQQLSDDLEGLVAGAAPAVVGVEHARGHGTGLFLTPDGYVLTNRHVVMRTQKRLTVQLHNGEERRGTLVGADAPTDLAVVRAEGDDFPTLPLADPESVRVGQLVMAIGNPFRLEQSVSLGVVSAINRSITLPDGVILEGMLQTDAAINPGNSGGPLLDTRGRVVGLNTLVLPFAQGIGFAVSATTAAWVASLLIQRGRVDRKFLGIAATAVNLEPALARDTGQLRAVRVLKVQEGTPAEDAGLQVDDLLLGINSRPVSSVDDLQRLMALATEDAVHLDVLRKGRRRGVSARARKRVEPVAA
- a CDS encoding RecQ family ATP-dependent DNA helicase, with protein sequence MREDAVDVVLRERFGLESFRPGQREVLTALLKPQGSALAVFPTGGGKSLCYQLPALLLDGLTVVVSPLIALMKDQIDALGRRGIRAARLDSSLSLEESREVTEALRDGTLKLLYVAPERFNNERFMGLLGELPISLFAVDEAHCVSEWGHNFRPDYLKLAQAARTLAAERVLALTATATPQVVHDICEGFGIPESHAVVTGFYRGNLTLETTPTGIEARDALLVERLKSRPPGSTIVYVTLQKTAERVAALLRAEGLPASAYHAGLESEDRERVQEAWTHSAEGIVVATIAFGMGIDKADVRAVYHYNLPKGLESYSQEIGRAGRDGKPSVVELLACPDDVPTLENFALGDTPLPEALESLVTGLLAGGPELHLDLYALGNRHDLRPLVLRTALTYLELEGVLRQGTPFYAGYKVQPAGSVEALVGKFQGERARFVKDLFAHAKKGRTWYTFDPAEVSKALGQPRDRVVKALDYFQEQGYAEVQVAEPRQRYMRLREHEDAMALVALLQERFQKREAQEVSRVREVLRLVTNDGCQSNALVAHFGEQRDAPCGHCTFCRTGMARVLPPPHPRPDLREQLDVAPFRALVAKHPEALGHPRQAARFLCGLSSPALSKAKLSGHKLFGTLAEWPFAQVLAFCEEGGRIR
- a CDS encoding oxygenase MpaB family protein is translated as MNDPASHARAPEDTAPSGCPFSGGTGQVHGTHVPGPVYRKPFWRPRLPDVRREIESLDARRDCQRIVHLLTNYEFPFDIVRSTEIALFHTYGSRSVSRLLDRTGEFNQHGQKRYDDTRLLIARFMECGWEGEAGRRSLEQMNHIHSFFRIPNEDFLFVLWTFIDFPIQWMVDFGWRPFTAHEREAWFHYWREIGGRMGLKDLPEDKPAYDAFIRDYEAREFVPDEASHRVAQSTVDILAGWVPRPLRPLVAPISLGLVPPRLLPAIQFEPPPSWVTGLTRAALKVRKHVKRFVSLERYPSTVETSINRTYPGNTYRIEGLGPKYAHREPK
- a CDS encoding S1C family serine protease, translated to MSTDTLQSLSQSISTIVERIAPSLVRVEARRRRGASGVVWDADGHILTTSHAVEHEGSIQVGLADGRSVSAELIGRDPSTDLALLKADATGLTALAPAPLDDVKVGNVVLALGRPGRTARATLGIVSAFGGDWRTHAGGQVDRYLETDADLPPGFSGGALVDAQGRFLGIPTAAFSRTAAVILPGGTLTRVANALREHGGIRRGYLGVGAYPVRLPREIDGTKAGLILLSVDPDGPAQKAGLLLGDVLVSLGGQPLHGVEDLLGYLGGEKVGASIQAKVLRAGELREVPITVGKRS